The window CCCAATCCTCTCTGGTCCCTTGCTGAGCACTAGGATGCCACatgccccttttctttttttattagccCCTTGCTGTTGTGCAGGTTTGATGCATTTGGTGTTTTCTCTGGGGTCTGTCCTGTTCCTCCAGTGTTGCAAGAGCACCTGCTTCACACACATAATCTGCAACTTCAACCACTTTTTGGTGTCTGCTTGGGCTCTCATACTGGGACCAATAACTTAAACCCCAATTGAAATTTTCTGTGGTAACTTCCAGAATCCCTCTCTACCTCCGATTTTTTGGCTTTGACTCTCTGTATAGCTCTCACCCTTGTGGTCCTTTCCTAGATTCTTATTCACCACTCTGGGTCTTTGTCCATGCTCTAATTAATTGTGGAAGAATCTTTATTCTTCTGATCCACTAACTGCTCTCTCATTAATACTATGCTCTTTGTGTTTACATAAGCAAAGTGTCTGTACTTTAGCCAAAGCTGGCCCCTCACCCTGGGGACTTGCTCCCATTCCTTCATTTCTCCCACTCATTCATGGTTTCAGCAACTCTTCCCTTGTTCTCCTACATCATTAATTTATCCCCCTTAATTGCATCTTTTCCATAAACATTCAATATTAATTTGTGCAAACTTTTGGAGCATATCTTCTTGGTGCTATTGCCTCATATTTATGCATCTTATTTTGACCAAACCTCTTGAAAGAATTAAGTTTGCTGTCACCAGTTGCTCTCATTCCATTCTGTCTTGAATCCCCTCCAGCCATGTCTTCATCTGCATCATGTACATGAGGCTATTCTTCAAAAGTCATAATCTCTTTGTGGCTAGATCTGATGGTCTTCTTTGGCTTTCCATGCAGTCAATCACTTTGTCTTTGAAAGATGTCATCTTTTGGCTTCCAGTGTACCACACACTATGGTTTTTTCTGCTACCTCAAGGGCTAttgcttttcagtttcttcttacTGGTTCTTCCTATGTTTTCCAACTTCTTAAAGTAAAAGTATCCCACGACCCAGTCCTTAGATCTCTTCTTCATTTACATTCACTGCCTTGGTGATCTAACCTCGTATTATGGTTATATCTCTTTCTCTCATGAAGACAGGATTCTCTTTGGGGACATCATATTTCTGTGTTGAGGATAGACTGTTTAGGGTATGGTCTCAAGATGCTGCTGCTTCAGTTTTGATACACTAGAGGATGTGGTAAGTCATAGTCTGGATACATTTTTGAAGGTAGAGACAACAAGAATTTATTGATGGGTTGGATGTGGACTGTTAAGGGGAAAACTTATGGATGTTACATTCCACTGTACATGATCTGAACAACTGGAAATATGGAACTGCCATTAACTGATGTGGGAAATATGATCAGAGGGGTTTGATGTGTGTGAGTGGGTGGATGTGGGGCAGATTTCAGGAGTTCATTTTTGTATAGTTTGAGATGAATATTTGGTTTCCAAGTGTATATATTGAATAAACAATTTGGTCATGTGTCTATCACATGATATGAGATCAGGAGCTCCACGTGGCAGGACTGTGTCTTTTCCAATGTTGTGTTTGTAGTAGTACCTAACATGTAATaagtacttaaatatttaatttttgaatacaAGATACTTCTTAAGGTCATTTTATTGTGACAGTTTCTTCTCATCAACTGAGTACTTCCTCCTGCGTCAGGGCTTCATAACTCATAGAATTCATCACATGATGTAGTGCTTTGTCTAGACCTTGGATGAAACTAATATAAGTATCATTATGCACTAGACACAGTTAAACCAAAACACTAGAGAGACCAAGAGATCTCTGAAATAAAAGGGCTTATCAAGCCATTACAGATACTagccagaaaaataaagaatgagttCCTGGGACAAGTTTTCACAAATTCCAGCAGCAGAACTAGGTTGGAAAATGTCCACTAAACTGGagccaaatgtatttttttttatttttaaagagagagagagaattttttttaatattttttagttttcggtggacacaacatctttatttttttgtggtgctgaggatcgaacccagcgccctgcgcttgccaggcgagcgcgttaccgcttgagccacattcccagacccaagccaaatgtatttttaataaactgtGGGAAAAGAAAGTACCGTAACCTACATTTGCTATGGATAATAAGGGCACAATAATGGGAATTAGGCAATGTTTTGGGGTAGGAGgaaaatgtataagaaatattGTCTGGATTGGTTGGGGATGGAGTTCAGAAAGTTTATATGTAAACAGAACATGGTGGTGATGGGATTTTAAGTCAACACTAATGGTCCTTTTGTTGATTCCATCTGTAGCTAGTAACTGATTAATCTATCTTCTTCATACCACCCTCTGGACTTTGTAATTAAATTTAGGACAATTCAGAATTATTCTTTCTACTATCCTTGATCTAAAATAGTGAGGTAAATGTGGATGGTAAATTATCGGAATTTAAGCCCAACCTTTACCTTCAATATGCCTTACTCAAGTCCCTGATAGGGAGCAGTGCAATAGTGTCCCTTCTGAAATGTGGCTGAAAACTTCTTTCCTACATAGGAAGGACTTCCTAGCCCTCTTCATGCCACCTTTTAACAAAGTATAATGGAGACAAAGAGATAGACAACTCCGCTTAAAGATATAGAGTGTATTTCAGGTGGTGCTCTGCTACACCTGTTCatcaatggaaatgaaaatagcGCTCTTCAAGGAATGCCCAGGTTGGGGAGCCTCGAACACTTCCTCATTGCTTTGGGAGTTCTCTGGAGCAGGATGTTTCAGAGCTGAGGGTTGGGAGCTAGGGGAGGCTCCCTGGATGGGAGGCACCAGCCACTCGAAGACAGTGCCGAGGGCAGTGGCGGGGATGGCCCTGGGTTGAGGCAGAGCCATGCTGTCGGGAGCGTAGCCGGAGCTTACTGTCTGGGGAATGGGGACCATTTAAGGCAGCTGGGCCTACTGGCTTCTCAGGGGAGGCTGAACGGGCCTTGGCATCTAAGAAGGTCAGGCCCACTGGCTTCTTAGGGGAGGCTGAACGGGCCTTGGCATCTAAGAAGGTCAGGCCCGCTGGCTTCTTAGGAGAGGCTGAACGGGCCTTGGGGTGCCCACTTGGCTTCTCTGTCTTAGTTCTCCCCGTGGGGCTTTTGGCTGGAATGAGGctcttttcaacattttcttttctggttttggaCACTTTCCCAGCTTTGGAGAACATGGACTCCATGTGCCCTTTGCCTTTCTTCTCAGGGGTAATGCAGTGcagaaaggattttattttatttctcaagtcAGTCTCTGGAACGATGGGCTTCTTGTGAGAATGGGCTGGCATTGCCTTCCCCTGCAAGACCTGACTGTGCAGAGTTTGGCCCTGCAAAGGTTTACCCTGAGTTTTCTGGGGGAGGAAAGACTTGTCCTGGGAAATGCGAGGCACCACGGGTTGGGCATTCTTAGGGTTCCTTGTGGGCTCAGGGATGACATGTGGCTTGCTTGGACTGTCTTGCCTGTCAGGCTCAGATTCTTTCCCCCCAGGAACTACTGGGGGTGGCTCTGGGGACTGCAGCTGAGGGTGATGCTGGTGGCTAGGTGGACAGGGATCCTCAAGAAGAAAGCTCTGGTTCCATTGCCAGGAGCCTCGGGATGTCCTGTTCATCCTTTCTGGCCTCTGATCTTCAGCAGGGTGTCTTTCTTCACTGATTGAGGAGATCCCAAGCCCTGCATCCCCTTCTCCAAGGTCCCCTGCTGACTTGGGTTTCCCTGGGTCCTCTTTCTTTTCTGCCAATGCCAGGACTTGGGCTGAGTCCTTGATTTTGACAGGATTTTGGAGCTCAGGGCTCCAGGGTTCCTCCAGGATGGGGTTGTTCACACTGGCCTCCACCTGAACGCAAAGTATCTGGGCCTCGGTCATGTTCGCATTGAGTTGTGAGATCTTGGAAGCCCGGGGGGGTGATCCATGGGGCACTGGTTTGGAACTAAGTGCCTTTAGGTTGTGCTGTACTGCCTTCAACTCAGTGGCCAGCTGTTTTTTAAGGGGGATCCATTCTgagtctggggcaggaggagacTCTGGTGTGATGGACAGTTCCTGGACTACTGTGCTTTCTGGGGTGCTTAGACTCCCAAGAGACTCCTGTGTGGATTTGTTGTCTGCAACTCCTGCAGTTGGTTCCCTGGATTCTCTTGCCCTTATGGGAATTCCCAATTGCATCTCTATGACCTTTTTCCTAAGGTGGAAATTTAGTTTGGGGAAGATGTGTGTCTTGGATGAGAAGGGGATAGTAGGAAGCGTCTGGCTCCTTGGAGTTAccatctctgtcatttcttccacCCGAACTTCAGGCTGGAACTCCTCTGCGTTGTCTGCCCAAGTCTCATCGTCATCTTGAAAGCACGGTTCAAGCCTCCTGCAGGGGTCTTCAGATGAGATCATCTGAGTCAGTGGAGGAGTCGGAGGCTCCTCTGGGATTTTTGGAGGCTCCTCTGGGATTTCCACAGGCTCAGACACCACCTCTGTGATTACAGTTTGGCTAGATTTTGCCGGGACCATGGCCCTAGAGAGGGCCACACAGTACAGAGCAGGCAGGCCTGACAGGAAGACCAGATACTTGTGCCGCAGCATGGTTTCCAGTTTCTCAATGGCTGTCTCAGACAGGACTCGGGGCAGCTTAGGGTGTTCAGTGTCAGCACTTGGTAAGGCCTGCTGCTGATGATGATCAAGGGCCGCTGGCATCCAGGGCACAACTTTGGGCTGTGGGTCAGGTTCACTTGCTGCCTGCAGTTCTGGGTGCTGGCTTTGTGGAATGCAAGGGAAGGGAGCCACTGCCAGGCCTCCAGGAATTCGGCATTCCCAGGAGCTGAATACACAGGCAGGGATCTGGCCCTGGTGGATCTGTCCACATTTGGAGTCGATGTGGCTCTGCAATATTTCCTTGGCCTGGGCAAACAAGTGTGGCATGGGGGTGGGCATTTGGGCTACCATGGGTGAGAATAGGACACCAGCCTCATTGTCGTCTAGGGTTGCAAGCGGGGGCATGCTCACCCTGGGTAGGGCTGTGCTGCTCCAGGACAGGGTCTGCTGGTCAGTGGAGGAAAGGAGCAACTGGATGGACTGCTGAATCTTTGGGGGCAGGCCCCAGCGATGGTGAATCAACTGCTTCTGGAGATGGAATTCCAGCAGCCTGCGGGCATGCTCTGGGAAGAAGAGCAGTTCCCTGGTGAGGACTGAGAAAGACTTTCCTGGACAGGAGGTCTTCATGGTCTCAGGGGGTTGGATTTTGTTACATGATTCATACTGCTTGGGACCTGGAGCATGCTGAAATCTCTGGAAGACTGCTGGCAGGCCCCACTGAAGCTGGAGTTGCCTCTGCAGCAAGTGCCATTCCAAGGCTTTACACTCAGCAGTAGTCAGAAATGGGACACTGACTTGATTCTTAGAGGGAGACATGGAATTTGGGGAGGTTGGGGGTGAGGCTGGGGGTGAGGCTGGGAGTGAGGCTAGGGGTGAGGCTGGGGCTGACTCAGGTGGAGTATTGGACAGCAGGGGATGGAGCTCATTGAAGAGAAGAGGACCATTCAAGAGGGACTTGGGCACATTCTTGTTCCTGGAGAGACTTTTAGAGTCCAAGAAAGTAGCAATCAGGGACTCACTGTGCAGAGTAGGGAGGCCACAGAAGAGCTGGTTGTATTTCTGCTGCAAATTGCACTGTGAGTCATTATCCTGTTCCCCATGAAGTGAATAGAGGTCATTTAGTACATTAAGGGCAGGAGAAGGTAGGGTTAGTACGTTATAGTTTTGAATTTGCTGACAGTGGCGTCTTTGTTCTGGATTTACATCAGACCATTCAGAAACCCAGATAGACTGAATGGGCTGTCCGGCCACAAATGAACCCCATGTCTGGTGGGAAATGGttttaattttgtcaataatAACCTGAGAAGTCATGGAGGAAACCTGTGGGTTTTTTTCAGATCGGTAAAACAATGTTGGGTCTGGCATAAGCTGCCTGAGGGAGTCTTCGACACGCCTGGGGAGCCCCCACCTCTGGAAATGCATCCATTTTTTTACATGTACCTCAAGAAACCTCAGAGTTTTAGGACTGAGTAAAGGCAGGTGAGCGGGGAGAACTGACTCCATTCCTAAGGCCATAGGATGGGCCAGGTTAGTGATCTTTGAATTCGGTGATACTAAAGAAACCTTGGGCTTCAAGTGGTGATGAACTTGGTCCTCCCGGTCAAGGTAAGTGTCGTTCTGCATAATCTCCTGTTCATTCACTGTAACTATAGATTCCTCAAGCCTTGAAGAAGCCATAGTCTCTGGGCCCACTGGCCTATCTGCCAGTTGAAATTCTTGCTCTAACTTGAGGTGATCGGCCCAGTATTCTTGGATTTTGATGCCATCATTTTTTGGGGAAACTGTCTGGGTTAAGCATTTGTGTTCTATTAGTTGGCTTAGTGTTGGAGTTACAGATGCCACTGAAGAATCTCTGGagtgctgggaatggagctcCAGATTCTGCTCAAAAGACATACTTGACATGGACAACACCTCTAGGCAAGAAGAGCCCCATGATGATCCCAGTAAAGTGGAGGGGATCTGGTTATTCTCACCCTCCAGCAATTGGTCAATCTCCAGAGCCACACCATTGCAGGTTTGGCAGTAGGGATCTGCACACAGAAGCTGCCGCACACTTTCCTTCTGGGGAAGCCATCCCTGGCTGGGAAGGAAAACATGGCAACCGTTAAGGATGGAGTGACATCTGCCTCTTTGCAAAAGTGTGGCTGGGGATTGCTACCCCATCCCTGAGTCCTACAAGAGCTGGGCCTATACTGTGGAAAATGAGGTCCTTATGGGAACTCATCATTCTGAGAACTATGGGATGCTATACCCTGCTGCTATACCCAGAATCTTTTGATATTATTCTCTTgaaattttaaggagaaaataagaTGATAGGTTCCTGTATGAGGGATCCCGGGAACTGTCTTCCCTGAAGACAGACCAGAGGAGGTAATGTCAGCAGGGTCCAGTAAGACCCAGGAGTCGCCCTTGAAAGGGTATAAATGTAAGAGAGTAAGACAATGATGACTTCATTATTCATTCTCTTGATGGGATAATTTGTGTCATGGCTGAGTGCAATCCCATGTCGTGCCTTTTATGAATTATGCACTAGTCAAATCCTGAGTTGTACAACTGCTGTGACCCTAGCACAGAGAAAAATTAGGTGACTGCCTCTTCCCTCCTGAGATATCTGGACTCTTTACTGCCATAGCAACTTTCTCAACCAATAAACTAGTCCCAACCATGCATGTCTCCTAACCAGCCATTATCCCTCTCCTCATCCCTGCCCCAGGCCTAGCTAAGAACTCATAGGGCAGATGGGGGGTTGAAAGACTGCAAAGAGCAAGAGATCACCTTTTCATGAAAGAGAGCAGCTCCTGAGGCTCCTCAGCTTCCTCTTGGGAAGGTCTCCTAACTGAGGAATCAGGACACAGTGTTATATGGTATAGGATTGTTTCAGGGGCCTCCCATAGGAAGCTCAATTTTAAGACCTTTGACTCAGCAAGAGGAAACTAAAAACTCAAGGTCAGTGCTCCAAGATATGTTTATGTACAGAATCACCATTTACAACATGATATCCCTTACCTAATGTCATATGATATTCACAATCACAATGTGAGAGGGGATCATCAGCCTATTTAATGGATAAGACTgagataattataattataattcctATAAGgtcataaaactaataaatgacaGTTAAGGACATTTGCCTTACTTCTTCAATTATTTATTCTCAGGGTCATAAGGTAGTGAATTTTCGAACATTCCCATGTTCAGATTTCCCACCCATGGAAGTCCTCTGTGAAAGTCATCAATTTGGGGGAAATTGGAGCCTTCAGAGATTAGAACACCTGGATCCTGGCACCAGGGGTACAGCGACAGATACTATATAGGAAGCTAGCCCACAGTGGGAGTCAAATGAGAGTTTGGGACTTTACCTCTTGACGCTGCATCTTTATTCCTTTGCCTGACTTTTCGATGATGCTTGAAGACAAAAAACATGAGAATGTGAGACTAGgatgccattttctttttcatgcccAAAATGAGACAAAAACTCATATTTCCCATTCCCTTTCTCCATAGCTGTCTGCATTTTATAAACTTTCCTACATTTCCTTTACCATACTCCACCTTTTTCCACCCCAACATTTCCCTTTTCTGCTTCACCCTTCTGATTCACTTCAAGATTCTGCATTCTTCATCCTCCTGTCCTCCTGACAAGTTCTACAGAGAGCTTGGGATGAcacaggaagaaaaggggaatggATTAAAGGGTGAGCATTTCTAATGACCCAAGGACTTCTGCTTTACAAAACTCACCAACCAGAAAAATCCCCCATATTGGGAAGTCTTGAGATCTAGTGGGGTAGACTTTATAGCATCTATTTCTCAACTCAAGCCAAATAGGGAGGGTCTTGAGGCTTTTCATTGCATTGGAGGGAGAGCTGGTGAGGAATTAAATAGATTCTCAGaacaaaagcaatatacaaaGGTAACTGAAAGTATGGTataaaaatggggtggggggagatttAATATGGAGAAACACTGAAAACTTGAAAGCTTATCTGAGGCTTAAACTAGCTCAATTGTGGTGACAGTGTTTCCCTACCCGGCAGCAGCTCCTTGTAGGTTTGCGCTTCAATCCATAGTAACTCCGTCTAATCTGCCAGATAATTAGGATAAGGATGAAAAGAGAACCATAGGTATATAAGGGATATCCAGTGTCCCACAGAACAGATGTAAGGCTCAACATGGCCTAAGCTTCATTAGCATGAGGAGACCAACCATCTCCACAACTAGGCATTCAGGGGTCTAGTGCCAAATGACTCCTAGTGCTTGACCCTTGTCATGTCCACCTCACAGAGGACAGAACCAGGCTGCAGACTGCATCACAAAGCCCTCCTGTTTCACAAGGGAGGCTCATGTGGTGGTTCAGTCTGTAGGAGAAGGTGTCTGCTCCTCTGTGAAGGTTGCAGAGCCTGCGTCTAGAGGTGCCACACGCACATGTCTATTTCCcactttctcttcattctccATTTCCCACAACAGGCTGCTGGCTCTGCTCACTCCTTTTACAACAACTGTTTGGTCACCTGTCCTCAGAAAACTGAGTGCTTTTGTga is drawn from Urocitellus parryii isolate mUroPar1 chromosome 4, mUroPar1.hap1, whole genome shotgun sequence and contains these coding sequences:
- the Spata31f1 gene encoding protein SPATA31F1, translating into MLSLTSVLWDTGYPLYTYGSLFILILIIWQIRRSYYGLKRKPTRSCCRHHRKVRQRNKDAASRVRRPSQEEAEEPQELLSFMKSQGWLPQKESVRQLLCADPYCQTCNGVALEIDQLLEGENNQIPSTLLGSSWGSSCLEVLSMSSMSFEQNLELHSQHSRDSSVASVTPTLSQLIEHKCLTQTVSPKNDGIKIQEYWADHLKLEQEFQLADRPVGPETMASSRLEESIVTVNEQEIMQNDTYLDREDQVHHHLKPKVSLVSPNSKITNLAHPMALGMESVLPAHLPLLSPKTLRFLEVHVKKWMHFQRWGLPRRVEDSLRQLMPDPTLFYRSEKNPQVSSMTSQVIIDKIKTISHQTWGSFVAGQPIQSIWVSEWSDVNPEQRRHCQQIQNYNVLTLPSPALNVLNDLYSLHGEQDNDSQCNLQQKYNQLFCGLPTLHSESLIATFLDSKSLSRNKNVPKSLLNGPLLFNELHPLLSNTPPESAPASPLASLPASPPASPPTSPNSMSPSKNQVSVPFLTTAECKALEWHLLQRQLQLQWGLPAVFQRFQHAPGPKQYESCNKIQPPETMKTSCPGKSFSVLTRELLFFPEHARRLLEFHLQKQLIHHRWGLPPKIQQSIQLLLSSTDQQTLSWSSTALPRVSMPPLATLDDNEAGVLFSPMVAQMPTPMPHLFAQAKEILQSHIDSKCGQIHQGQIPACVFSSWECRIPGGLAVAPFPCIPQSQHPELQAASEPDPQPKVVPWMPAALDHHQQQALPSADTEHPKLPRVLSETAIEKLETMLRHKYLVFLSGLPALYCVALSRAMVPAKSSQTVITEVVSEPVEIPEEPPKIPEEPPTPPLTQMISSEDPCRRLEPCFQDDDETWADNAEEFQPEVRVEEMTEMVTPRSQTLPTIPFSSKTHIFPKLNFHLRKKVIEMQLGIPIRARESREPTAGVADNKSTQESLGSLSTPESTVVQELSITPESPPAPDSEWIPLKKQLATELKAVQHNLKALSSKPVPHGSPPRASKISQLNANMTEAQILCVQVEASVNNPILEEPWSPELQNPVKIKDSAQVLALAEKKEDPGKPKSAGDLGEGDAGLGISSISEERHPAEDQRPERMNRTSRGSWQWNQSFLLEDPCPPSHQHHPQLQSPEPPPVVPGGKESEPDRQDSPSKPHVIPEPTRNPKNAQPVVPRISQDKSFLPQKTQGKPLQGQTLHSQVLQGKAMPAHSHKKPIVPETDLRNKIKSFLHCITPEKKGKGHMESMFSKAGKVSKTRKENVEKSLIPAKSPTGRTKTEKPSGHPKARSASPEKPVGPAALNGPHSPDSKLRLRSRQHGSASTQGHPRHCPRHCLRVAGASHPGSLP